In Klebsiella sp. RHBSTW-00484, the sequence TGCCGGATCGCACCACCATCATGAATTTCCGCCACCTGCTCGAGCAGCATCAACTGGCCCGTCAATTGTTCAAGACCATCAATCGCTGGCTGGCCGAAGCAGGCGTCATGATGACCCAAGGCACTTTGGTGGATGCCACCATCATTGAGGCACCCAGCTC encodes:
- a CDS encoding transposase, with protein sequence RPYPLETMLRIHCMQHWYNLSDGAMEDALYEIASMRLFARLSLDSALPDRTTIMNFRHLLEQHQLARQLFKTINRWLAEAGVMMTQGTLVDATIIEAPSS